A section of the Paenibacillus aurantius genome encodes:
- a CDS encoding dockerin type I domain-containing protein: MFIRKLRQTMASLLSSVMVATLLAVPSVTSAEEALQPQAAPGKKAVSNVSLDQVKFGDPEYLTAPISGVVGLFDGEAGKEDGHNVMYTTVKGIPPMLNVVDLDDYKVLRTIPMEGGGEVWNHAIAPDGTVYITSSGQLWAYSPVTKTAEKVFTYAGESTFWCLAIDEDGKVYIGTGPGGKILKYDPATKTGYDYGRLVESGQVYVRAIDYSNGYVYAGTSNSRVYRLNVKTGEKVELASSLNEKGYCYDLNIVDDRFVVVRFDTSQKRYIYDIQQGKWLDLVIEKSSSGLQLPRESYNGKIYFPADKKIKTFDVNTFAVEDSGMEYETAFRGANWVEVDDPDLPGKSIVTMNFQGIIVFFNPETKTVKRYPNILPPSATITNKLENGPDGKIYVTGMQASKAAAYDIATNTSTLFPMGQAGAVVPYGNKLYFGVYPGGDVWEYDLSLPADSTNPKKMFIVGNEQDRIGAKAIGGGKIYFGSIATYGALGGAIISFDPDDPNAGSNFEVFRNVVQDQSVISLVYHDGLLYGSTSINGGVASDPVAEEAKLFVWDPVTKQKLREVSLELPGLTNPPAIGGLTIGPDGLLWGGANGYVFAMNPHSMKVVKSFNLNPADNGTGFRWGNFQLQFSKDGILFANLGRKLYAVDPVTFESKYLCDTEAFTLAVDGNLYYSPSYNRTLMNRITIQVTIPEDVDGSGKVDAADVALVARSIGKPVTDSNRSLDVNRDNRINSQDVQLVAKKNSGS, from the coding sequence TTGTTTATCCGAAAGCTACGCCAAACGATGGCCTCCCTGCTGTCCTCCGTCATGGTGGCAACTCTACTGGCCGTCCCATCTGTCACATCCGCCGAAGAAGCTCTCCAGCCTCAGGCCGCACCTGGCAAGAAAGCGGTTTCAAACGTAAGTCTGGATCAGGTGAAATTCGGCGACCCCGAATACCTGACCGCTCCGATCTCGGGCGTCGTCGGCCTGTTCGACGGTGAGGCCGGCAAGGAAGACGGCCACAATGTCATGTACACGACGGTCAAGGGCATTCCCCCTATGCTGAACGTGGTGGACCTCGACGACTATAAGGTGCTCCGCACCATTCCGATGGAAGGCGGCGGGGAAGTGTGGAACCACGCCATCGCGCCGGACGGAACCGTGTACATCACCTCCTCCGGACAGCTATGGGCTTATTCCCCCGTAACGAAAACCGCCGAGAAAGTATTTACTTACGCGGGAGAAAGCACCTTCTGGTGCCTGGCCATTGATGAAGACGGCAAAGTCTATATCGGAACGGGCCCGGGAGGAAAGATTCTCAAATACGATCCCGCCACCAAAACCGGCTATGACTACGGCAGACTGGTCGAATCCGGTCAGGTGTATGTGCGCGCCATCGATTACAGCAACGGCTACGTGTATGCCGGCACCTCCAACAGCCGCGTTTACCGCCTGAACGTAAAGACAGGGGAGAAGGTCGAGCTCGCCTCCTCGCTTAACGAGAAGGGGTACTGCTATGACCTGAATATCGTCGATGACCGGTTCGTGGTCGTCCGCTTCGATACCTCCCAGAAACGGTATATTTACGACATCCAGCAGGGCAAATGGCTCGACCTTGTGATCGAGAAGAGCTCCTCGGGGCTGCAGCTGCCGAGGGAGTCCTATAACGGCAAGATTTATTTCCCGGCGGACAAGAAGATCAAAACCTTCGACGTCAACACTTTTGCAGTGGAAGATTCCGGCATGGAATACGAAACGGCGTTCCGCGGCGCGAACTGGGTGGAGGTGGACGATCCCGACCTTCCCGGCAAAAGCATCGTGACGATGAATTTCCAGGGCATTATCGTCTTCTTCAATCCCGAGACCAAAACGGTTAAACGGTACCCCAACATCCTGCCCCCTTCCGCTACCATTACGAACAAGCTGGAGAACGGACCCGACGGCAAAATTTATGTAACCGGCATGCAGGCCTCCAAGGCCGCGGCCTACGACATCGCCACCAACACCTCCACGCTCTTCCCGATGGGGCAGGCGGGAGCCGTGGTTCCTTATGGCAACAAGCTGTACTTCGGGGTCTATCCGGGCGGAGACGTGTGGGAATATGATCTCTCCCTGCCGGCCGACTCCACCAATCCGAAGAAAATGTTCATCGTGGGCAACGAGCAGGACCGCATCGGGGCCAAGGCCATCGGCGGCGGCAAAATTTATTTCGGCTCCATCGCCACCTACGGAGCCTTGGGCGGGGCGATCATCTCGTTTGATCCGGACGATCCCAACGCCGGCTCCAACTTCGAAGTATTCCGCAACGTCGTCCAGGATCAAAGCGTAATCTCGCTCGTGTACCATGACGGGCTCTTGTACGGATCCACCAGCATCAACGGCGGAGTTGCCTCCGACCCGGTTGCGGAGGAAGCCAAGCTGTTCGTCTGGGATCCCGTCACGAAGCAGAAGCTTCGCGAGGTTTCGCTGGAGCTTCCCGGACTGACGAATCCTCCGGCTATCGGAGGACTGACGATCGGACCGGACGGCCTGCTGTGGGGCGGAGCGAACGGGTATGTCTTCGCCATGAACCCTCATTCCATGAAGGTCGTCAAGTCGTTCAACCTGAATCCGGCCGATAACGGAACCGGCTTCCGCTGGGGCAACTTCCAGCTGCAATTCTCGAAGGACGGCATCCTCTTCGCCAACCTCGGCCGTAAGCTGTATGCAGTCGATCCGGTAACGTTTGAATCGAAGTACCTGTGTGACACCGAAGCCTTTACCCTTGCCGTTGACGGCAACCTGTATTATTCGCCTTCCTACAACCGGACCCTGATGAACCGGATTACGATCCAGGTGACCATCCCTGAAGATGTGGATGGCAGCGGCAAGGTGGACGCGGCGGACGTGGCGCTCGTCGCCCGGTCGATCGGCAAGCCTGTCACCGACAGCAACCGGAGCCTTGATGTGAACCGCGACAACCGGATCAACTCCCAGGATGTACAGCTGGTCGCGAAGAAAAACAGCGGCTCGTAG
- a CDS encoding YheC/YheD family protein: MSRTSISSKMIKTRLLLPNPRLAKHVPETRILTRHRLRLMLEKYRMVYVKPDSGSRGIGVVRVQKGRQSYRYKSGERTQSFRSFGDMYRSLRRRTGGRLYLAQRGIRVLKYRGRPFDFRVMIQRDPNRVWQNTGTVGRLAHPRKAVTNGSQGGTIYPSETLLRRTVGPVRAQRMIRGMNRLARLTAAQFGRRYPAMNELGLDIAIDRDLYPWILEVNTTPDPCPFALLEDKNAIRRIVAYGKAYGRHYRLTCTKAKKAPG; this comes from the coding sequence ATGAGCCGAACGTCGATTTCCAGCAAGATGATCAAAACCCGGCTTCTTTTGCCTAACCCGAGGTTAGCCAAGCATGTTCCGGAAACCCGAATTCTGACCCGGCACCGTTTGCGCCTAATGCTGGAAAAGTACCGGATGGTCTATGTGAAGCCGGACAGCGGCTCGAGAGGAATCGGAGTGGTCCGGGTCCAGAAAGGGCGGCAATCCTACCGGTACAAAAGCGGAGAAAGAACGCAATCGTTTCGCAGCTTCGGAGACATGTACCGCTCGCTGCGCAGGCGGACCGGGGGCCGGCTTTATTTGGCCCAGAGAGGAATCCGCGTGTTGAAGTACAGAGGCCGTCCCTTCGATTTCCGGGTGATGATTCAGAGGGATCCGAACCGGGTGTGGCAAAACACCGGCACGGTCGGCCGCTTGGCCCATCCCCGCAAAGCGGTGACCAACGGAAGCCAAGGGGGCACGATCTACCCCTCGGAAACCTTGCTGAGACGGACGGTCGGACCGGTGAGAGCCCAGAGGATGATCAGGGGGATGAACCGGCTGGCCCGGTTAACGGCCGCTCAATTCGGCCGCCGCTACCCCGCCATGAACGAGCTGGGCCTGGACATTGCGATCGACCGCGATCTGTATCCCTGGATCCTTGAGGTGAACACCACCCCCGATCCTTGCCCGTTCGCCCTCCTGGAGGATAAGAATGCCATCCGCCGGATCGTGGCCTACGGCAAAGCTTACGGGCGCCATTACCGGCTGACGTGCACGAAAGCGAAAAAGGCACCGGGCTAA
- a CDS encoding phenylacetate--CoA ligase family protein codes for MDQPDNLQSALARMEPYLPWYRLWINGNGAGGGPVRSLQDLPLVTASILEAYYYAENNPLADRPELNCYRTSGTSSGIRKAIYYSDWDEEQYVRIKEDIFRAILGTGRYRTALADMGTGHAEATAVEVFRRLGMEVESISFRLPIQEHLAKLESFRPEVLYTMPSILNRIVLESPDPSSYGIRHVVLVGEIASRAWIRETARQLGLEPEQITDTYGSIEVGTIAYYSHEHGRYVLAEGLSAEGMGSEELGEGLEPLPDAQEKVLVLTSLVREAFPALRYVTYDVVRDLRPILVDGRWTPSFHSLVKRIGPDLKHGEKISIYDVETVVYRHLSEAGFRVKVTGNALTVAIASPLATDEVLHSIRHDLEHLIPEIGMMIQARLLDGIRVIRVKAEELTSGGSIKGKKLFYEQSGESSET; via the coding sequence ATGGACCAACCAGATAACCTTCAATCCGCTTTAGCCCGCATGGAGCCGTATCTGCCCTGGTACCGTCTCTGGATAAACGGGAACGGAGCAGGCGGAGGACCGGTCCGCTCGCTGCAGGACCTGCCGCTCGTTACCGCATCTATCCTCGAAGCCTATTATTATGCGGAGAATAATCCGCTCGCCGACCGGCCTGAACTGAACTGCTACCGGACCTCCGGTACCTCCTCCGGGATCCGCAAAGCGATTTACTATTCGGATTGGGACGAGGAGCAGTACGTCCGCATCAAGGAAGACATCTTCCGCGCTATTCTCGGAACCGGCCGGTACCGGACGGCTCTCGCCGATATGGGAACGGGACACGCGGAGGCGACGGCGGTCGAGGTCTTCCGGAGACTCGGGATGGAGGTGGAATCCATCTCCTTCCGGCTGCCGATCCAGGAGCACCTGGCCAAGCTCGAAAGCTTCCGGCCCGAGGTGCTTTATACCATGCCGTCGATTCTCAACCGGATTGTGCTGGAATCTCCGGATCCTTCCTCTTATGGCATCCGCCATGTCGTTCTCGTCGGAGAAATCGCTTCCCGCGCCTGGATCCGCGAAACCGCCCGGCAGCTCGGCCTGGAGCCGGAGCAGATCACAGACACGTACGGCTCCATTGAGGTCGGCACCATCGCCTATTACTCCCACGAGCACGGCCGTTATGTGCTGGCCGAAGGCCTGTCGGCCGAAGGGATGGGTTCGGAGGAGCTCGGGGAAGGGCTCGAGCCCCTGCCTGACGCGCAGGAGAAGGTGCTTGTGCTGACGTCTCTCGTAAGGGAGGCTTTTCCGGCGCTGCGTTACGTCACGTATGATGTGGTGCGCGACCTGCGCCCTATCCTGGTGGACGGCCGATGGACGCCGAGCTTTCACAGTCTGGTCAAGCGGATCGGCCCGGACTTGAAGCATGGCGAGAAGATCAGCATTTACGACGTGGAAACGGTGGTCTACCGCCATCTGAGCGAAGCGGGATTCCGGGTAAAGGTAACGGGGAATGCCCTGACGGTCGCGATTGCGAGTCCCTTGGCAACCGATGAGGTACTGCATTCCATCCGCCATGACCTTGAGCACCTCATACCCGAAATCGGCATGATGATCCAGGCCCGCCTTCTGGACGGCATCCGGGTAATCCGGGTGAAAGCGGAGGAGCTCACTTCGGGCGGTTCTATCAAGGGCAAGAAACTATTCTATGAGCAGAGTGGGGAGTCCAGTGAAACTTGA
- the sbnA gene encoding 2,3-diaminopropionate biosynthesis protein SbnA has product MSRVGSPVKLEGGIADTIGRTPLIRLNRLFEGAPFQVYAKVEGMNPGGSAKDRPALFMLREAIRRGEVTPETVVIESSSGNLAISLAQLCGYLGLRFICVVDPRTTEQHKQIIRSYRGEIDLVSEPDPATGEFLPARIRRVQELLRQYPHTYWTNQYGNPDNSGAHAATTMREIGEELGPVDYLFCGVSSCGTIRGCMEYIRSRQWTTRIVAVDAAGSVIFGGQKGPRRFPGLGAGLTPGLFRPDVADEVVYVSDLDCVQGCRDLVRREAILAGASSGGVISAIRRLADTLPAGAVCAAILPDRGDRYLATVYNDEWVRQELDPAWTSA; this is encoded by the coding sequence ATGAGCAGAGTGGGGAGTCCAGTGAAACTTGAAGGTGGGATAGCCGATACAATCGGTCGCACTCCGTTGATCAGACTGAATCGCTTGTTTGAAGGGGCGCCGTTTCAGGTCTATGCCAAGGTGGAAGGAATGAACCCCGGGGGAAGCGCCAAAGACAGGCCGGCCCTGTTCATGCTCCGGGAAGCGATCCGGCGGGGTGAGGTGACCCCGGAAACCGTCGTGATCGAATCGAGCTCGGGAAATCTCGCGATCAGCCTGGCGCAGCTGTGCGGGTACTTGGGACTGAGGTTTATTTGCGTGGTGGACCCCCGGACCACGGAGCAGCACAAGCAGATCATCCGCAGCTACCGGGGAGAAATCGATCTGGTGTCGGAGCCCGACCCGGCAACGGGGGAATTCCTTCCGGCCCGAATCCGGAGGGTGCAGGAACTGCTCCGGCAGTATCCTCATACGTACTGGACCAACCAGTACGGCAATCCGGACAATTCCGGAGCCCATGCCGCCACCACCATGAGGGAAATCGGCGAGGAGCTCGGCCCCGTGGACTACCTGTTCTGCGGGGTCAGCTCCTGCGGAACGATCCGGGGCTGCATGGAATACATCCGCAGCCGCCAATGGACGACGCGCATCGTGGCCGTCGATGCGGCGGGCAGCGTCATCTTCGGGGGACAGAAGGGCCCCCGCCGGTTTCCCGGCCTGGGCGCCGGGCTGACCCCCGGCCTGTTCCGGCCCGATGTGGCCGACGAGGTCGTGTATGTGTCGGACCTGGACTGCGTCCAGGGCTGCCGGGATCTCGTCCGCCGGGAGGCGATTCTGGCCGGCGCTTCCTCCGGAGGCGTGATCTCCGCTATCCGCCGGCTCGCGGATACCCTGCCGGCCGGAGCCGTCTGCGCCGCCATCCTGCCCGACCGCGGGGACCGTTACCTGGCCACCGTCTATAACGACGAATGGGTCCGGCAGGAGCTCGATCCCGCCTGGACTTCCGCTTAA
- a CDS encoding 2,3-diaminopropionate biosynthesis protein SbnB yields the protein MLYLHDGHIRGMGVDWHKLTDIVKEAVRIKAEGDCAFPLKPYLRFQDPVNRIIAMPAYAGGSIRRAGIKWIASFPGNHRHGLPRAHNTIILNDPDTGRPTAFFYCGLLNALRTAAVSGAMLNAYRAARPSAACSLGIIGWGPIGRTHLDMAAALLGDRLERVRLYDRRPIDPETIPPALRAKTEIAEDWRSVYRNSDIFATCTVSPDRYIDEPPPRGTLLLNVSLRDYQPESVAGIRAVVVDDWQEICRENTDIERLHLEKGLQPEGALLLEDVLWGSALSRYAPEEPVFFNPMGLAIFDMAIAGFYHEEALRQGRGIELEEPPAP from the coding sequence ATGCTTTATTTACATGACGGGCACATCCGCGGCATGGGAGTCGACTGGCACAAGCTGACGGACATCGTGAAGGAAGCGGTGCGGATCAAGGCGGAAGGCGACTGCGCCTTTCCGCTAAAGCCGTACTTGCGCTTCCAGGATCCCGTTAACCGGATCATCGCCATGCCCGCCTATGCGGGGGGAAGCATCCGCCGGGCCGGGATCAAGTGGATAGCCAGCTTCCCGGGCAATCACCGGCACGGGCTGCCCCGGGCGCATAACACCATTATCCTGAACGATCCCGACACCGGACGCCCCACGGCCTTCTTCTACTGCGGGCTGCTGAATGCCCTGCGGACGGCAGCGGTGAGCGGAGCCATGCTGAACGCCTACCGTGCGGCTAGACCTTCCGCCGCTTGTTCCCTCGGCATCATCGGATGGGGCCCGATTGGTCGCACTCACCTGGACATGGCCGCCGCCCTCCTGGGAGACCGGCTGGAACGCGTCCGCTTGTACGACCGGAGGCCCATTGATCCCGAGACCATCCCGCCGGCCCTCCGGGCCAAGACGGAGATCGCCGAGGATTGGCGGTCGGTTTACCGGAACTCCGATATTTTCGCCACCTGCACCGTATCTCCCGACCGGTACATCGACGAGCCGCCTCCGCGGGGAACCCTGCTTCTTAATGTTTCTTTGCGGGACTACCAGCCGGAGAGTGTGGCCGGGATCCGCGCCGTCGTCGTGGACGATTGGCAGGAAATTTGCCGGGAGAATACCGACATCGAGCGGCTCCATTTGGAGAAAGGCCTGCAGCCCGAGGGGGCCCTTCTTCTCGAGGATGTCCTCTGGGGAAGTGCGCTCTCCCGCTATGCGCCGGAGGAACCCGTCTTCTTCAATCCGATGGGGCTCGCCATCTTCGACATGGCCATCGCCGGATTCTACCATGAAGAAGCGCTCCGGCAGGGCCGCGGCATCGAGCTGGAGGAACCGCCCGCTCCGTAA
- a CDS encoding DeoR/GlpR family DNA-binding transcription regulator: MLAAERKYQIAAYVKQHRVASVAELAQQFNVHEATIRRDLEAMVQTGQVKRTHGGVTIDQWTHSEPSFSERALRELDQKVRIGRAAAELVEDGDHILIDSGTTTLHMAKYLVHRSNITVVTNDMNIAGELREAPGIKVIVTGGELYPSSYMLNGMFTDQVLDSLHVHKAFIGIPVIHPKYGLMHPEAKLVPAKQAMLRAAGRIIVLADDTKIGKISLHTVAPVDALHTLVTGTEAGEAEVKPFRDSGLEVIQV; this comes from the coding sequence TTGCTTGCGGCGGAACGGAAGTATCAGATCGCGGCTTATGTCAAGCAGCACCGGGTAGCGTCAGTTGCCGAGCTGGCCCAGCAGTTCAACGTTCATGAGGCCACCATCCGGCGGGATCTCGAGGCGATGGTTCAGACGGGGCAGGTGAAACGGACCCACGGCGGGGTAACGATTGATCAATGGACGCACAGCGAGCCCTCGTTCAGCGAAAGGGCGCTCCGGGAGCTCGATCAGAAGGTGCGCATCGGCCGCGCGGCGGCCGAGCTGGTGGAGGACGGGGATCATATCCTGATCGATTCCGGGACGACGACGCTCCATATGGCCAAATACCTTGTCCACCGCTCCAACATCACGGTGGTCACGAACGACATGAACATCGCCGGAGAGCTGAGGGAGGCTCCCGGCATCAAGGTCATCGTAACCGGCGGGGAGCTGTATCCTTCCAGCTATATGCTGAACGGCATGTTTACCGATCAGGTGCTGGATTCCCTGCATGTTCATAAGGCGTTTATCGGGATTCCCGTGATTCATCCCAAATACGGGCTGATGCATCCCGAGGCCAAGCTGGTTCCCGCCAAGCAGGCCATGCTCCGGGCGGCGGGAAGAATCATCGTGCTCGCCGACGACACGAAGATCGGCAAGATTTCGCTTCATACCGTCGCTCCCGTCGATGCGCTTCACACGCTGGTAACGGGAACCGAGGCGGGCGAGGCGGAGGTTAAGCCATTCCGCGACAGCGGGCTGGAAGTGATTCAAGTATAA
- a CDS encoding ABC transporter substrate-binding protein → MKKKLSGMMMAAVMLTGVMAGCSNGSGTDSASGSPAPAASANTGGDAGKGGKVTIQFWHSIGGKTGEYLQAMLDRFNKSHPNIEVVGTFQGSYDETATKLQQSLAAKTAPDVSMLERAYVQQFAEADVLEDMTSYMKKSNLSADDFVPGLMGHSTFNKKLVSLPLNRSTPIFYINKDLLDEKGLAVPNTWEELKKVANALVVKEGNEYKRYGMTLVHDSWYPIAFITQAGGKFFNDKGTSLGFIDSGEGKKVFSFLKDMQSTGALYYPPSQNSGNVAIQMFTEGKVGMMFQSTGVMGSLGSNVKFKMVTAFLPKDKVNAEPTGGANIVMTSDSKNKQAAWEFVNWIMTDPEGGLQFVLDSGYLPFTKKMVETQQIKDLWAKEPNRKVAYDQLQYAVDTNKSTVWPEVMKEFHSIMQAIMYDNKDIDASLQSFKKEAERILSSK, encoded by the coding sequence ATGAAAAAGAAACTTAGCGGAATGATGATGGCCGCCGTTATGCTCACAGGGGTAATGGCCGGCTGTTCGAACGGCTCCGGCACGGATAGTGCTTCCGGGTCTCCCGCTCCGGCCGCATCGGCCAACACGGGCGGAGACGCTGGTAAAGGCGGCAAGGTAACCATCCAATTCTGGCATTCCATCGGAGGAAAGACGGGAGAATACCTGCAGGCCATGCTGGACCGCTTCAACAAGTCTCATCCGAATATTGAAGTGGTGGGCACGTTCCAAGGCTCTTATGACGAAACGGCCACCAAGCTTCAGCAGTCGCTTGCCGCGAAGACGGCTCCTGACGTCTCCATGCTCGAGCGCGCTTATGTGCAGCAGTTTGCGGAAGCGGATGTTCTCGAGGACATGACGTCTTACATGAAGAAGTCCAACTTGAGCGCCGATGACTTTGTTCCCGGGCTTATGGGACACTCGACCTTCAACAAGAAGCTCGTTTCCCTGCCTTTGAACCGTTCGACCCCGATCTTCTACATCAACAAAGACCTGCTCGATGAGAAAGGCCTTGCCGTTCCGAACACCTGGGAAGAGCTGAAGAAAGTGGCGAACGCCCTGGTAGTTAAGGAAGGCAATGAATACAAGCGTTACGGAATGACGCTCGTCCACGATTCCTGGTACCCGATCGCGTTCATTACGCAGGCCGGCGGCAAGTTCTTCAATGACAAGGGAACCTCGCTTGGCTTTATCGACAGCGGCGAAGGCAAGAAAGTGTTCAGCTTCCTGAAGGATATGCAGAGCACGGGAGCCTTGTACTACCCGCCGTCCCAGAACTCCGGCAACGTGGCGATCCAAATGTTTACCGAGGGCAAAGTGGGCATGATGTTCCAGTCCACCGGCGTTATGGGGTCCCTGGGCTCGAACGTAAAGTTCAAGATGGTAACGGCCTTCCTTCCGAAGGATAAAGTCAACGCCGAGCCTACCGGGGGCGCGAACATTGTGATGACCTCCGACTCCAAGAACAAGCAAGCGGCTTGGGAATTCGTCAACTGGATCATGACCGATCCTGAAGGCGGCCTGCAGTTCGTTCTTGATTCCGGCTACCTGCCGTTTACGAAGAAGATGGTCGAGACCCAGCAGATCAAAGATCTGTGGGCCAAAGAGCCTAACCGCAAGGTGGCCTATGACCAGCTGCAGTACGCCGTGGATACGAACAAGAGCACCGTATGGCCGGAAGTCATGAAGGAATTCCATTCGATCATGCAGGCTATTATGTATGACAACAAGGACATTGACGCCAGCCTTCAGTCCTTCAAGAAGGAAGCCGAGCGGATTCTGAGCTCCAAATAA
- a CDS encoding carbohydrate ABC transporter permease, with product MISTSLQTYAETLRFPPTLVPAVPQWENFVRAMSAGPFMTYARNSVIITLSILVIQLLVMIPAAYAFAKYRFRGKTVMFSMILLAFMIPGQVTFIPVYLMMADWGVIKTLIPQIIPFMSNAFGIFLLRQYFMQTPEEIIEAARLDNASEFQIIWRIMTPMALPALATVVLFSFVSHWNDYFWPLVMTDSTGVRPLPVGISMLKETEGISNWHIIMAANVVLVIPILLVYTFCSKYIVRAFVYSGIK from the coding sequence ATGATCTCGACTTCCTTGCAAACCTATGCCGAGACCTTACGATTCCCGCCCACTCTCGTTCCGGCGGTTCCGCAATGGGAGAACTTCGTCCGTGCGATGAGTGCCGGCCCGTTCATGACCTATGCGAGGAACTCGGTCATCATCACGCTTTCGATTCTGGTGATTCAGCTGCTTGTCATGATTCCGGCGGCTTATGCTTTTGCTAAATACCGGTTCCGGGGCAAAACGGTCATGTTCAGCATGATCCTGCTGGCCTTCATGATTCCCGGACAGGTGACGTTCATTCCGGTTTACCTCATGATGGCCGACTGGGGAGTGATCAAGACGCTGATTCCGCAGATCATTCCGTTCATGTCGAATGCGTTCGGGATTTTCCTGCTCCGCCAGTACTTCATGCAGACGCCGGAAGAAATCATCGAAGCGGCCCGGCTCGATAACGCGAGCGAGTTCCAGATTATTTGGAGAATCATGACTCCGATGGCCTTGCCCGCTCTCGCCACGGTTGTTCTCTTCAGCTTCGTCAGCCACTGGAACGATTACTTCTGGCCGCTGGTTATGACGGATTCCACAGGCGTGCGTCCGCTGCCGGTCGGGATCTCCATGCTTAAGGAGACGGAAGGAATCAGCAATTGGCATATTATCATGGCCGCCAACGTGGTGCTGGTTATCCCGATTTTGCTCGTCTACACGTTTTGCTCGAAGTATATCGTTCGTGCCTTCGTTTATTCAGGGATTAAATAA
- a CDS encoding carbohydrate ABC transporter permease, producing MSRNRLWGKLRPYVMIGPAMAGIILFVIYPVLYLIYLSFFKYNLLNKAKSKFIGLDNYSQIFSRADFYKTLWNTCLYTVGVVVLTMVLSLLVAVWLSNSTKFNSLIQVGIFTPHIISIVSISLVWLWMMDPNVGYLNYILKSLGLPPSQWLQSSKTALGSIILVSVWHSIGYYALIMVAAIKGISKDIFEAADIDGASKLRVLLRITIPMISPQLFFILIIMTIGSFKVFDTVRIMTGGGPNKATETLVYYIYEFRTTNIGYASATGVVLMAAIAVLTVVYFRMLSKKVHYS from the coding sequence ATGTCCAGAAACAGGCTTTGGGGCAAGCTTCGCCCCTACGTCATGATCGGTCCCGCCATGGCCGGGATTATTCTGTTCGTCATCTACCCGGTGCTCTACCTGATCTACTTAAGCTTCTTCAAATACAACCTGCTGAACAAAGCCAAGAGCAAATTCATCGGACTGGACAATTACAGCCAGATCTTCTCACGCGCCGACTTCTATAAGACGCTCTGGAACACCTGCCTCTACACGGTAGGCGTGGTGGTGCTGACGATGGTTCTCTCCCTGCTGGTAGCCGTCTGGCTCAGCAACAGCACCAAGTTCAACTCCTTGATTCAGGTAGGGATCTTTACGCCGCATATCATCTCGATCGTCTCCATTTCCCTTGTGTGGCTGTGGATGATGGACCCGAATGTCGGCTACCTGAACTATATTCTGAAATCGCTCGGCCTGCCTCCGTCCCAATGGCTGCAGAGTTCCAAAACCGCCCTTGGTTCGATCATTCTGGTCTCGGTGTGGCACAGCATAGGCTATTACGCCTTGATTATGGTGGCCGCCATCAAAGGGATCTCGAAAGATATTTTTGAAGCGGCCGACATCGACGGGGCAAGCAAACTGCGCGTTCTGCTCCGCATCACGATTCCGATGATCTCGCCTCAGCTGTTCTTTATCCTCATCATCATGACCATCGGCTCCTTCAAAGTATTCGATACGGTGCGGATCATGACGGGAGGCGGACCGAACAAGGCTACCGAAACGCTTGTTTATTACATCTATGAATTCCGGACCACAAACATCGGGTACGCCTCGGCCACCGGGGTTGTGCTGATGGCGGCTATCGCCGTTCTCACGGTCGTTTATTTCCGGATGCTGTCCAAGAAAGTCCATTACTCTTAA